The Peribacillus sp. FSL P2-0133 genome has a segment encoding these proteins:
- the crcB gene encoding fluoride efflux transporter CrcB has protein sequence MIEVLLVFIGGFLGAASRYVLQIIFNRLLPAVSIPISILLINLIGSFGLGMALPQKESWALSLQVFLTIGFLGAFTTFSTFSMETLELIRKHRYIDSLIYITVSVLGCIGTFLCGYLSMV, from the coding sequence TTGATTGAGGTTCTTTTGGTATTTATAGGAGGCTTTTTGGGAGCGGCCTCAAGATATGTCTTGCAGATTATTTTTAATAGGCTATTGCCAGCCGTCTCGATACCCATTAGCATTTTACTGATTAACCTTATAGGTTCCTTTGGGCTTGGAATGGCGCTTCCACAGAAAGAAAGCTGGGCTTTATCTTTGCAGGTTTTTCTGACAATAGGTTTCCTGGGTGCTTTTACGACCTTTTCAACATTCAGCATGGAAACACTTGAACTTATTAGGAAACACCGTTATATAGATAGCCTTATCTATATAACGGTGTCTGTTTTAGGGTGTATCGGAACTTTCCTGTGCGGCTATTTAAGTATGGTATAA
- a CDS encoding metallophosphoesterase, whose protein sequence is MNKPISRRTFLKKSFGTLATLTGLGIGGNYYAHNLEPKWLEIKHKIISHPLIPKGFHGMKMVQFSDTHLGFQFQLKDLQAIVNKINQLDPDVILFTGDLMDQPNKYKDYQKIPLVLNQLKAPLGKFSIYGNHDHGGYGSEIYSDIMEKSHFTMLQNTSTKITLLTAEEIVIAGVDDAMLGKPDFEKALSGIPEEVFTIMLSHAPDLADTSRTYDIQYQISGHSHGGQVQIPFAGALVTPPYAEKYREGTYEIDSLTLHVNRGLGTTRLPYRFLSRPELTVYEFQSEK, encoded by the coding sequence TTGAATAAACCCATATCCAGAAGAACATTCTTAAAGAAAAGTTTTGGTACATTGGCTACCTTAACCGGTTTAGGTATTGGCGGAAACTATTATGCCCATAATTTGGAACCTAAGTGGTTAGAAATCAAGCATAAAATCATCAGCCACCCGCTTATCCCAAAAGGTTTTCATGGCATGAAAATGGTCCAATTCAGTGATACGCATTTAGGCTTTCAATTTCAGCTTAAAGATTTACAAGCAATTGTCAATAAGATAAACCAACTGGACCCTGATGTTATTTTATTTACCGGAGATTTGATGGACCAGCCTAATAAATATAAGGATTACCAGAAAATCCCTCTCGTTTTAAATCAGCTCAAAGCGCCACTTGGAAAGTTCAGCATCTACGGTAACCATGATCATGGGGGATATGGCTCAGAAATTTACAGCGATATCATGGAAAAATCCCATTTTACCATGTTGCAAAATACCTCAACTAAGATTACCTTATTAACGGCTGAAGAAATAGTCATTGCCGGGGTTGATGATGCCATGCTAGGAAAACCTGATTTTGAAAAAGCACTATCTGGCATTCCTGAAGAAGTGTTCACCATTATGCTTTCGCATGCCCCTGACCTTGCCGACACATCAAGGACTTATGACATCCAGTATCAAATAAGCGGTCACAGTCACGGAGGACAAGTACAAATCCCCTTTGCCGGTGCCCTTGTAACTCCCCCATACGCTGAAAAGTACCGGGAAGGCACGTATGAAATCGATTCATTAACTTTACATGTTAATAGAGGGCTTGGCACTACCCGTCTCCCATATCGTTTCCTTTCACGTCCGGAGTTGACAGTTTACGAATTCCAATCCGAAAAATGA